A region from the Acinonyx jubatus isolate Ajub_Pintada_27869175 chromosome C2, VMU_Ajub_asm_v1.0, whole genome shotgun sequence genome encodes:
- the LOC106982729 gene encoding olfactory receptor 5H2-like, protein MGTKNATELKEFVLMGLTYQPEWQIPLFLVFLVIYLITIVGNLGLISLICNEPQLHIPMYFFLGNLAFVDVWISSTVTPKMLVNFFAKGKMISLSECMIQFFSFVMSATTECFLLATMAYDRYVAICKPLLYPVIMTSRLSMQLLVSSFVGGLLHAIIHTGFLFRLTFCNSNIIHHFYCDIMPLFKISCTDPSINVLIVFIFSGSIQMFTILTVLVSYTSVLFTILKKKSLQDIRKAFSTCGTHLLSVSLYYGPLLFMYVRPGSAQADDQDMMDSLFYTVIIPVLNPIIYSLRNKKVIDSLRKMLKRKA, encoded by the coding sequence ATGGGAACTAAAAATGCAACAGAGCTAAAAGAGTTTGTTCTCATGGGACTTACATATCAACCAGAGTGGCAAATTCCTTTGTTCCTGGTATTCCTAGTTATATATCTCATCACCATTGTGGGAAACCTTGGTCTGATTTCTCTCATATGCAATGAGCCTCAGCTTCACAtccccatgtactttttccttgGGAATCTGGCATTTGTGGATGTTTGGATATCATCCACGGTGACCCCCAAAATGTTGGTCAACTTCTTTGCCAAGGGCaagatgatctctctctctgaatgcatgatacaatttttttcctttgtaatgagTGCCACCACAGAATGTTTTCTGCTGGCAACAATGGCATATGATCGATATGTGGCCATATGCAAGCCTTTACTTTATCCAGTAATTATGACCAGTAGACTATCCATGCAGCTATTAGTTTCATCATTTGTAGGTGGACTTCTTCATGCCATAATTCATACAGGCTTTTTATTCAGATTAACATTCTGTAATTCTAACATAATACATCACTTTTACTGTGACATCatgccattatttaaaatttcttgtactGATCCTTCTATTAATGTTctgatagtatttattttttctggatcAATTCAGATGTTCACCATTCTGACTGTTCTTGTCTCTTACACATCAGTTCTCtttacaatcttaaaaaagaagtctCTACAAGACATAAGGaaagccttctccacctgtggAACCCATCTCTTATCTGTCTCTTTGTACTATGGTCCTCTTCTCTTCATGTATGTGCGCCCTGGATCTGCACAAGCAGATGATCAAGATATGATGGACTCTCTATTTTACACTGTCATAATTCCTGTGTTAAATCCAATTATCTATAGCTTGAGAAATAAGAAAGTCATAGATTCactgagaaaaatgttaaagagaaaagCTTAG